The Dioscorea cayenensis subsp. rotundata cultivar TDr96_F1 chromosome 7, TDr96_F1_v2_PseudoChromosome.rev07_lg8_w22 25.fasta, whole genome shotgun sequence genome includes a region encoding these proteins:
- the LOC120265854 gene encoding uncharacterized protein LOC120265854 isoform X1, with protein sequence MLQNSGCLGFGLGCSWRLILSNFTSSDSLILLSMASWNATHQVCSGGFLVSSPNYSILIVGCLLLKAESQLEADILTLVVALNVVTSMPLQISNILVSNNSILKLIHSADPTCS encoded by the exons ATGTTGCAAAACTCGGGGTGTTTGGGATTTGGTCTCGGTTGCAGTTG GAGGTTGATCCTTTCCAACTTTACTAGCTCTGACAGTCTCATTCTCCTATCGATGGCTTCTTGGAATGCTACGCATCAGGTTTGTAGTGGGGGGTTTTTAGTTTCTTCGCCTAATTACAGTATTCTCATCGTAGGTTGCCTCCTTTTAAAGGCTGAATCCCAACTTGAGGCTGATATTCTAACATTGGTTGTTGCTCTTAACGTCGTCACTTCCATGCCTTTGCAAATCAGCAACATCCTAGTTAGCAACAACTCAATCTTGAAGCTTATCCATTCTGCTGATCCTACTTGCTCTTGA
- the LOC120264865 gene encoding disease resistance protein RGA2-like — translation MAVEAILSTVLGQIIELTASPVIRYLRPIWGGVDGDLKKLDSYLVQIKPLVQGAEERQLMEDNVKSWLMLLKDAAYDAEDILNQANTHVLLIQRKAEFYGPLKSKVRDFFSLHHNPLLFQLQLGHKLKSINKRIDDVIEEMHKFNFKVADNNNNNNRPWRNRPQTHSYVPDSEVIGRDEDKEQIVQMLIHDHFEEKVAVVSIVGMGGLGKTTLAQLIYGDENVKNHFQLCIWVCVSDDFDVAKLARNIMLAASKKPYADTNMEVLQQDLRQVLGQKRYLLVLDDVWNEDHMKWDALRHLLLDGAEGSRILVTTRNDNCSRIMGAKKSCLLQGLSEESSWALFERTVFTTSLSRQPKFLEIGKKIVNKCKGLPLAIQVMGSLLQSNIEESQWQAVLDNEIWDIPRATDKIRPELWLSYVNLPSEVKKCFAFCALFPKDSVIEVDMLVQFWIAHGFIPSQTGKDIDVEGHEIFSELIWRSLLQNVTDMSAGICKMHDLIHDLAQFVTGDECSTLPGSNEFKKISKRTRHFLLNRYVGNDLGDRAPSVRTVLPVGTNFIGLSKLKLVRVLQLGYEANVDKLLSTSIEYLHHLRYLKLSDTDIRELPESICMLVNLQTLNLNGCSQLAKLPMSIVYMNSLRHLHLSDCPKLKIMPSGLSRLRCLKTLTKYIVSEKAGNKIGELKHWNLDGELGLYDLHEVKNADEAKEANMSSRQSINSLSLSWGTSVENAEQVLEALKPHAALKVLSLHDYPGTQFSMWIRDGQLLQNLVEINLDGCQRCEQLPPLEQLPYLEELIISRMDGIKYIINNATGDALSLFPALRYLSLYEMANLEGWYVEDYRETAPPMFPRLKRLTITRCPELTTMPPQISTLEYLEITESYCGTQTALMPKEKGFFKHLKSLEELWLRRCEELALLLEDKEETRPLSSSLRSLSIIDCSKFPLSTALQNLTSIETLSMYHFEELVSWPVEMLRGLESIRSLNIGSCKNLTGAASSQGDCGLSFLEDLDVYDCDALIELPKCPTSLKSLSVCMCPSIKSLCSDMGHLTSLSQLNLFKCPKLESLPEGMQGLTSLQYLLIKDCPALKSFPEGLYQRLPTLKSLEISGCPKLERRCSPGGDYFHLVSSISERSINSSPRRTLLAPCL, via the exons ATGGCCGTGGAAGCTATTCTCTCAACAGTTTTGGGACAGATCATCGAGTTGACAGCCTCTCCTGTTATCCGATATCTGCGCCCAATTTGGGGAGGAGTTGATGGGGACCTGAAGAAGCTCGATAGCTATTTAGTCCAAATCAAACCTCTGGTTCAAGGTGCAGAGGAGAGGCAGCTCATGGAGGATAATGTCAAGTCATGGCTGATGTTGCTCAAAGATGCTGCCTATGATGCTGAGGACATTCTCAATCAGGCCAACACACATGTCCTACTCATCCAGCGCAAGGCCGAGTTTTACGGTCCCCTGAAAAGCAAGGTGCGtgactttttctctcttcatcatAACCCACTCCTGTTTCAACTTCAGTTGGGGCACAAACTTAAAAGCATCAACAAAAGAATAGATGATGTCATAGAGGAGATGCACAAGTTCAATTTTAAGGTTGcagacaacaacaataacaacaacagacCTTGGAGGAATAGGCCACAGACACATTCATATGTACCTGATTCAGAAGTGATTGGCAGAGATGAAGATAAAGAGCAAATTGTGCAGATGCTGATACATGATCATTTTGAAGAGAAAGTGGCTGTGGTTTCCATAGTCGGTATGGGCGGTTTAGGCAAGACAACACTTGCTCAGTTGATCTATGGAGATGAAAATGTGAAGAATCACTTTCAACTATGCATATGGGTATGTGTGTCTGATGATTTTGATGTGGCAAAACTTGCTAGAAACATCATGCTCGCTGCCTCTAAGAAACCTTATGCGGATACAAACATGGAGGTGCTACAGCAGGATCTACGGCAAGTACTGGGGCAGAAGAGGTATCTTCTTGTACTTGATGATGTTTGGAATGAAGATCACATGAAGTGGGATGCACTTAGACATCTGCTTCTTGATGGGGCAGAAGGAAGCAGAATTTTAGTAACCACACGCAATGACAACTGCTCAAGAATAATGGGTGCAAAAAAATCTTGTCTTCTACAGGGTTTATCAGAAGAAAGCTCCTGGGCTTTGTTCGAACGAACAGTATTCACCACAAGTCTATCAAGACAACCAAAATTCCTAGAGATTGGTAAAAAAATTGTCAATAAGTGTAAAGGGTTACCTCTTGCAATACAAGTAATGGGGAGTCTCTTGCAATCCAATATCGAAGAAAGTCAATGGCAAGCTGTGTTAGATAATGAAATATGGGATATACCACGTGCTACAGATAAAATCAGACCAGAGTTGTGGCTAAGCTATGTTAATTTGCCTTCTGAAGTGAAGAAATGTtttgccttttgtgcccttttTCCGAAGGATAGTGTTATTGAAGTAGATATGCTGGTTCAGTTTTGGATCGCTCATGGGTTTATTCCATCTCAAACTGGAAAAGACATAGACGTTGAAGGCCATGAGATTTTCAGTGAATTGATATGGAGATCTCTTCTGCAAAATGTTACTGATATGAGTGCTGGTATC TGTAAGATGCATGATCTCATACATGACCTTGCACAATTTGTTACTGGAGATGAGTGCTCCACATTGCCTGGAAGTAacgaattcaagaaaatttcaaaaaggacCCGTCATTTCCTATTAAATCGTTATGTAGGAAATGATTTGGGTGATCGAGCCCCTAGCGTTCGCACTGTATTACCTGTTGGAACAAACTTCATTGGATTGTCAAAGTTGAAGTTGGTCAGAGTGTTACAGTTGGGTTATGAAGCAAATGTTGACAAGCTGCTGTCTACATCAATAGAATATTTGCACCATCTAAGATATCTCAAACTTTCTGATACTGACATAAGAGAACTACCAGAATCAATCTGTATGCTTGTTAATTTGCAAACATTGAATCTGAATGGTTGTTCTCAACTTGCTAAACTTCCCATGAGCATAGTGTACATGAACAGTCTTAGACATCTTCATCTTAGTGATTGTCCAAAACTAAAAATCATGCCGTCTGGTTTAAGTCGATTGCGTTGCTTGAAAACATTGACAAAATACATTGTCTCTGAGAAAGCGGGGAACAAGATAGGAGAGTTAAAGCATTGGAATCTTGACGGTGAACTTGGGTTGTATGACCTCCATGAGGTGAAGAATGCGGATGAGGCAAAAGAAGCTAATATGAGTAGCAGACAAAGCATTAACTCATTGTCCCTGTCTTGGGGAACATCAGTGGAAAATGCAGAACAAGTGTTGGAAGCCCTGAAACCTCACGCCGCTTTAAAAGTGCTCAGTCTGCATGATTATCCGGGCACACAGTTTTCAATGTGGATTAGAGACGGACAACTTCTTCAAAATCTGGTTGAGATCAACCTAGATGGTTGCCAAAGATGTGAACAACTCCCGCCCCTGGAGCAATTACCTTATCTTGAAGAACTCATTATTAGTAGAATGGATGGCATCAAATACATTATTAATAACGCCACAGGCGATGCATTATCATTATTCCCTGCACTGAGGTATCTTTCTTTATATGAAATGGCTAACCTGGAGGGGTGGTATGTGGAGGATTATAGAGAAACGGCTCCACCCATGTTCCCACGCCTTAAGAGATTGACTATTACTCGATGCCCGGAATTGACAACCATGCCACCACAAATTTCAACTCTCGAATACCTAGAGATAACAGAATCTTACTGCGGGACACAAACTGCACTCATGCCCAAGGAGAAGGGGTTCTTCAAGCATTTGAAATCTCTTGAGGAGTTGTGGCTAAGGAGATGTGAGGAGTTGGCTTTGCTGCTGGAAGACAAGGAGGAGACAAGACCCTTAAGCTCATCACTTCGTTCTTTAAGTATCATTGATTGCAGTAAGTTCCCATTATCAACGGCTTTGCAGAACCTTACCTCTATCGAAACACTCTCGATGTATCATTTTGAAGAGCTGGTGTCCTGGCCGGTTGAGATGTTAAGAGGTCTAGAGTCCATCAGGTCTCTGAATATCGGGTCATGTAAGAATTTGACAGGTGCTGCATCATCACAAGGAGATTGTGGCCTATCGTTTCTAGAGGATCTGGATGTTTATGATTGCGATGCACTGATAGAATTGCCGAAGTGCCCCACATCACTCAAAAGCTTGTCTGTTTGCATGTGTCCAAGCATCAAGTCTTTATGTTCAGATATGGGACACCTCACTTCATTATCTCAATTAAACTTATTTAAATGTCCAAAGCTGGAGTCTCTGCCAGAAGGGATGCAAGGTCTGACTTCCCTTCAATATCTGTTAATTAAAGATTGTCCAGCGCTGAAGTCATTCCCTGAAGGCCTCTATCAGCGGCTTCCTACTCTTAAAAGTCTTGAAATCAGTGGATGCCCTAAGCTAGAGAGGCGATGCAGTCCAGGAGGAGACTATTTCCACCTTGTCTCTAGCATCTCAGAAAGATCCATAAACAGCAGCCCTAGAAGGACACTACTAGCACCTTGTCTCTAA
- the LOC120265854 gene encoding uncharacterized protein LOC120265854 isoform X2 — protein sequence MLQNSGCLGFGLGCSWRLILSNFTSSDSLILLSMASWNATHQAESQLEADILTLVVALNVVTSMPLQISNILVSNNSILKLIHSADPTCS from the exons ATGTTGCAAAACTCGGGGTGTTTGGGATTTGGTCTCGGTTGCAGTTG GAGGTTGATCCTTTCCAACTTTACTAGCTCTGACAGTCTCATTCTCCTATCGATGGCTTCTTGGAATGCTACGCATCAG GCTGAATCCCAACTTGAGGCTGATATTCTAACATTGGTTGTTGCTCTTAACGTCGTCACTTCCATGCCTTTGCAAATCAGCAACATCCTAGTTAGCAACAACTCAATCTTGAAGCTTATCCATTCTGCTGATCCTACTTGCTCTTGA